GAAGGGGGGGGGCTAGGAGGACCCAAGTAGGATttggtcctacttggggcgcctcctgggctctcccctctccctccacctatatatatatgtgtggggggcgcccctagcacaccccagccaatcgttagccgtgtgcggcgccccctccatcgtttactcccatgatcatatcttcatagtgcttaggcgaagccctgtgaggaTCACTtcgccatcaccgtcaccacgccgtcgtgctgatggaactcatctactacctcgacgtcttgctggatcaagaaggtgaggaacgtcaccgagctaaacatgtgcagaactcagaggtgtcgtacgtttggtactcgattggtggatcgcgaagaaagtactactacatcaaccgcgttgtgaaacacttccgcttacagtctacgagggtacgtagacacactctccccctcgttgctatgcatctccatggatagatcattgcgtgtgcgtagaattcttttgttttccatgcaacatttcccaacactTGAAGCATCTTATGCATGGTGGTCTGGCAGTGCACAAATCACCGAGCAAGTAAGTTGATCAGTAGGTGGATATGCTCTAGTTTTGTTGATCAATAGCCGGGTATGCTCTAGCTTTGTTGATCAGTAGCCGGATATGTATTGTTTTGTTGCTCACTAGACGGATTTGCACTGTTTCACTTTTGTAGTCTACTCATGCTCGTGTGGTGTACGAAAAGTTGGAGAGGAAGTCCTTCACTGtcatgcattgttggttgaagttgaatggGCAGCCGAAGTTGAACCTTTTCATTGCCAAGAACGCCACCCAAGCCAACGAGGATGAAACCGGTGACCTTACCGACCCAGCCCAAGAACCACCGAAGAAGGTCAGAAGAAATTTGCGGAGCAagaagtgggaggaggagagggcatcgAGAAGGTGCGGCGGCCAAGCTGACGGAGAGGTTTGAGGAGATCTTGGCGAAGAAGGAAGAGGCATGCGTGAGGCACTCGGACATCAAGGAGGAGCGAAAGATAGAGAGGTTCAAGCAGTTGATGGATGCGACTGAGAAGAAGATCAAGCTCAAAGAGAGGAGGACCATGatcgaggagaggaaggtggcgcTCAAGGAGAAGAATGCCACGCTCGAGGAAAAGAGGGTGAGAAGATCGTCGCTAATGCGAAGGACGCCAAGATGTTGACCTTGAATATCGACTCTTTGGATGCCGATGCTAGAATTATCGTGCAATATGTCCGCTATCAGATGCTGGAGCGGCAGAAAGATTAGTTGGCGGCGGCGCAAGATGAGGACGCGGACGCGGAGGCTGCCTACGCGGCAGCGATAACACCTTCTTGATCGGAAAGCATCTTGCTAGGATGGCCGGTCCAGCAGGGCAGGAATGCACGGACTGTCAGACTGATGTTCTTTTGGATTCGGGCATGTAAACACTAAGAATGTTTGCCTTTTTTTTGTTGTGATGAGGGATGCGATCTGACGCACTTTGTGGATCAACGTATATTTGAATTGGTTAACGGACAATATGCGGCTAGCGTTGGATGGCTGCCTCCCGCATCTGTGTTCGCGCCCCCTCTGTCTGGGGACGGATGCGGGAGGTTTTTTTGTGGGTtctcgttggagatgccctaacaccgAAAAATACAGTCGCCTCTTACACCTTCATAACATCTTAATGAAAACACGTTTAACTTAATTTTTTAGTGTTATTTTTAGTATTTAGTAGTTGCATGCTAAAATATTTATTTAGAAATTTACATTAGGTATCACAAGACAATCTTCTTGTAAGACAAAGGAGGCTATTTGCTCTCTCTTAAGTAATCTATTGCCCTACATAATTTGACTAGGAAAATACAACCGACCTTTTTAAAAGCTGCTATAATAATCCAAAGCCTATTGTGAAAGGAACTCAAACCATATAATAAAAAAAAATAGAAATTGAGATGTCATGAATCCTGGACCCCTATGAGAACTAAAATCTCATGAAAAATCCCCAAATCGTGGTTTGGGTGTACCGCAAAAAGGCACATGAACTGTAGACACCAGAGCAAAAAAACATGAGGTGACATCATGTTTGGTTTCCTATAAAATTCCTGTGGAATAGCCAATTTCATAGGAACATCAAACGAATGCAGGATGGCAATCCATTTGTCCCAAAGGGTATCAAAGGAATATTTCTTATAGAAATTATATCCACCAAGATTCTACGTCGTTCCTTTTGTTTCAAATGTGGCCACATGTCTGTTTTTTTTTTGTGTTTGGAGGATTTATTATTGCAACTAAAAAAACTagattttttttgagggaaaagaaaACTAGATGTTTTTTTTGAGACACAAAAGAAAACTAGGTGTATAGCCCAACATGACAGGAAGCATGGGCCATATGTAAGCCAACTTCAGGCCCACATGTAGTCCAACCCAGTTCCACAGATTTCCGATTAAATTTGGTCTGACATCGCACGAAGGGCGGAAGCCCTCCCAACCTTTCAGTTTTCCCTCCCAAAAATTCCCCCAAACCCCCAAATCCCCATCTCCCTCCCAGCCACTTCGACTTTCCCCAAAATTTCCCCACCAGTCACCACCAACTCTCTCCTCCGCGCACCCCGCCTCCGGCTTCGCCCAGGGAAAGCAGCGccggcggcggcaacggcggagatctGGTGCCGGGTCAGCACCGTCGGCTGGGTGGGTAATACCGCCTCGGTGGCCCTCGCGCTCCGGTCTCCCGCGACTCCATTTTGAAATACCGGGGGATCTCAGTAACCCTCTCTTCCATGGAGACCTCGCCACCGCCGTCGCCTTCGCCGGCTAGCTCGCCGGGACGGCCGGCGAAGCCGCGGCTGTTCATACAGGAGATGGTTCTCCGCAACTTCAAGTCCTACGCCGGGGAGCAGCGCATCGGCCCGTTCCACAAGGTATCATCCTCTCTCGCGCAGATGCGAGCCCTAGCTAATTTCTAGTACTTTGACGTGCTCGTCTTCTCGACCCAGGGGAACGGAGTTAGGGCGGCCGTGCGTCGCACACACGGAGTCCCCCCTCTCCCGTTTCCCCCTCTTCGCCCGATTTGGCAGCCGATTCGAGGTCCTAGGAACATAATTTGGCATGCTTGAGTTGCATTTTCTACTCGATCTATAATTCCGTAAAACCCTAGAAATGTCAACTGGTCAACAGTCTCACTCAGGTTTAGCGTCTCGAGAGGAGTTTTGCATGGTTTGTTCGAAAGATGCATCTCTGGTCTCCCCCATGCCTACGTAATTCCAAATTAGCTGCACTGTCTGTTGTTCCTTCGGCTTCAATGTTCTGTTCTGTCTTGTTAGTTGTGATTCTATCAAATATGAACTGTAAATTTTGTAGCCAACTACTTGCGCACGGTGAGTCTGAAACCATGGAGTGGCTCTTACAATTGGCACCATGAAGCACAAACACCTGCTTAGATTGTGATACATTCAGCAGACATAAAATGCCCAAAACAATGTTTGCAGGGTGGTTCTGAAGCCATATGCCTTGATTTGTATGGTTTAGTTGATTGTCTGTTGTGAATATTTCCGTGCAGAAGCTGTAATTTGCGAAGACAAGATGGATGCCACTGCAGTTGACTCACTTGACTGAACAAATACCATGAGCATTATTTAATCGCTGAAGTACAAAAATATGCCAAGGATGCAGAACACTTGTATCATATTTTTTTAAAGTATAATGAACGCAGGGTAGTTTTGAAGCGATATGCCTGGATTGTATGGTTTAGTTGACTGTCTGCTGTGAATATTTTCGTGCAGAGGCTGTAATTTGTGAATACCTTTATCATAATTTATACAGCCACAACACTAGTCAAATATGATCTTATAAGCAGAGATAGCCTGAAAGTAAATTAGAGTTCTAGCCTTCTATAGTTTTGTGCGACACCGAATTTCCGCGCTGCAGATATGACTCATGTACAATATAATTTTCTCGATTGCATGCTTTTTGTCTAGGTGCATGCCAAGTGACGATTCCCAGAGGCAAAACAAATTATGATGATGTTTTTTCTTGGTTGCAGAGCTTTTCGGCTGTTGTTGGGCCAAATGGAAGTGGGAAGAGCAACGTCATTGATGCAATGCTCTTCGTGTTTGGAAAGCGTGCAAAGCAGGTGGATATCAATGCTCCATGTTTTATATGCTTTCATTTCATCAGGATATTTGTATGATTCCTGGTAGTATGTACATATCACATCTTACCAAGTCACCTTATTTATCTTGCCCTATCCAAGGGTTAAAGGCTGGCAATTCTTGTCAGCATGGTACCGAATTATTCCAAAGGTTGAGTTTAACAACCTACTGAGATGCTTGTTTTGTATAACAGACAAAGTAAACACATCTTTGCCTAAAGGTATTATATGATGTACTATATTGGTACTTTGATGGTTACTAATTTTTTGGTGGCTAAGTGGGATGTGTTCAAAAGTTGGCATGATGTGACCCTTTCTTTATGAAGTATTGTCCTCCCATTTTTCCATAGGCCATTTCCTGCAAAGGTTTAAATGTTTACTTTGGATGTTTTGATTAACAACGTAAATTTCTTTTCTCAAGCTCACAAAAGATGACCTCACATTCAGGAGATGTTTTTTTTGACTTAGAACAATCTATTTATTGGTTGTTTCGCATTATGTATATTGTTTCTGATTAGTTCTCTCCTAACTGCAGATGCGCCTTAACAAGGTCTCAGAGCTCATACACAACTCTTCCAATCACCAGAACTTAGACAGTGCTGGTGTTTCTGTCCATTTTCAAGAAATCATTGATCTGGTATTGCTTGAGCCATGTCCTTATTGTTTCTTATCGCTTCATTAGGCCATAATTCCTTGTTTCTTTTTTCTCTGTTGCCATATGCAGGATGGTGGAAACTACAAGGTTGTTGAGGGCAGTGAATTTTCCATAACAAGAGTTGCGTTCCGTGACAACACCTCTAGATATTACATAAATAACCGTGGAAGCAATTTTACTGAAGTAACAAAAGTGTTGAAGGGCAAAGGAGTGGACCTTGATAATAATCGCTTTCTGATCCTTCAGGTTTTGTGCACTTTCCTCAGTTTGCATTGCCATTATACGGATATTTCATGTTTTGTTAGATAACATCTTACTTTTGATTACCTTCATAAATTTTTCACTCTTTGCATATTTCTTGGTTTAAGTCTACATGGAATTGCTAGGCAGTCATAAGGTGCTTTTCCAACTGTATTTTGTCGTATTACAAATACCTGACTTCTGAGCTGGTTACTGTATAGGGTGAGGTTGAGCAGATCTCCCTGATGAAACCCAAAGCTCAAAGTCCACATGACGAGGGTTTTCTAGAATATCTAGAAGACATCATTGGGACAAACCAATATGTTGAGAAAATCGAAGAAGCTAACAAACAGTAAGTTATCAAAATTTTCGATGCTTGTTGTCATGATGAGTGCGTGTTGTCCATGTAGTGTGATGTAAGCATTCTCATGTTCTCTACCCCCCTTAGGTTGGAAGTGCTCAATGAAAAGAGAACCGCGTCAGTGCAGATGCTGAAATTGGCTGAGAAGGAAAGGGACAGTTTAGAGGTGCTGATCAGATGTCATAAATTGATTCTTTTGGGTTGATTAACACTACTGATGGTGCTTTCTTCCTATAGAATGCAAAAAATGAAGCTGAAGCATACATGCTGAAGGAACTTTTGCTTTTGAAATGGCAAGAAAAGGCAACCACAATGGCTTCTGATGATGCTATATCACATGTTACTCAGCTTGAAGAGAATGTTACGGACCTAGCGAAGAACCTTGCCTCCGAAAGGTGATTTATTGCCATGTTTGTACATGAACAGAAGTCATGAGTTTAGTACTAATTGTTTTGGTTATAATCCAGGGAAAAAATTAAACAGAACTCTCAGGAGCTGAAGGAAATGGAGAAAGCTTACAACAAGCGTGTCAAAAGGCAAGAGGTGTGGTCTTAAATTATATTTTCTGGAACCTTGCTGTGAATTCGAAGTTGAATTGCTCTTACGTATTTAGTGATTTCTTTGCTAGTTTAACTTTTGGTCTAATTAAATGCCTGTCTTTAATGTTTGCTCTCTATATGATCAGGAACTTGAGAATAACATGAAAGCCTGCAAGGATCAATTTAAGGAATTTGAGAGAAAAGATGTAAAACACAGGGAAGATTTAAAACATCTCAAGCAGAAGATCAAGAAGCTGGAGGACAAAGCTGAAAAGGTATTTTAAAATGATTTCAGTTCTAACTCAAGCAACAAAGTCTAAAGTTTCACCTTCCAGGATACCTCAAAAATTGAAGGATCAGCAAAAGAGATTGAAGAATCATCCAATCTCATTCCACAGCTTGAAGAAGAGATACCAAAATTGCAAGAACGATTAAATCAAGAAGAGAAAGTACTGGAGCGAATTAAAGAAAGCTCTCGAGGTCATATTTTTCTCTCAGTNNNNNNNNNNNNNNNNNNNNNNNNNNNNNNNNNNNNNNNNNNNNNNNNNNNNNNNNNNNNNNNNNNNNNNNNNNNNNNNNNNNNNNNNNNNNNNNNNNNNNNNNNNNNNNNNNNNNNNNNNNNNNNNNNNNNNNNNNNNNNNNNNNNNNNNNNNNNNNNNNNNNNNNNNNNNNNNNNNNNNNNNNNNNNNNNNNNNNNNNNNNNNNNNNNNNNNNNNNNNNNNNNNNNNNNNNNNNNNNNNNNNNNNNNNNNNNNNNNNNNNNNNNNNNNNNNNNNNNNNNNNNNNNNNNNNNNNNNNNNNNNNNNNNNNNNNNNNNNNNNNNNNNNNNNNNNNNNNNNNNNNNNTGTTTTGCTTAATACCCATTTTTTGTAATTGCAGAGGAAACTGAAAAGCTACGTGCTGAACTTGCCCAAGTAAGGACTGAGCTTGAACCATGGGAAAATCAAATTATTGAGCATAAAGGGAGGCTAGATGTTGCATCTGGGGAGAAAAAATTAATGAAACAGAAGGTTAGCTATCCTTGCCTTGTAATGTTTTAAACAGGGAAGACAAGATAATACCACCTAGCTGCCAGTTTGGACATGTCTTCCATTGAGTGCAAGAAATCCTGTTACCAATAACACAGTTTTCAGTTTTGCCATCACAACTTGGACCTGCCTTATGGGAACACAAGTATTCACTATTCAGCATCACATTGCAGGAGTCAGACTCCAGGATTTTTTGTGTTCCTATTTTATGATTTTTTCCACAAAAATGGAAATATATAATATTCTGACCTTTGTTAGTTCACATGAACCTTGTTACCTTTTCAGCATGATGGAGCTCGAGCAGAATTAACTGATGCCCAAAACCAGATGGAAATCatcaaggaaaaaataaaaacaaaggacACATTTATTACGGAGCTCGAAGGAAAAATAGAGAAACATCAGAGTGAAGCATCTGAAGCTCGTGAAGTTGAACAGGTAAAATCACTTCATATCAGTTCTGAGTCATTTCTTCTCCCTTCAACTATTAAGTTCATCAGCCTTATGCGGTCGAGGATCCGGGATATCCTGGATCTCTAACTTGGAATCTGTAACAGGAATGCCTAAAACAAGAGGAGTCCCTAATTCCTCTTGAACAAGTAGCTAGGCAGAAAGTTGTGGAGATTAAATCGACGAGGGATTCTGAGAAGAATCATGGCACTGTTTTGAAAGCAATTCTACAAGCTAAAGAATCAAAGGAAATAGAAGGCATTTATGGAAGGCTAGGTGATCTTGGTGCAATTGATGGTAAGATATAAACCATAGCCATAGACGAATGACTTTTAAATGAATGCAGTTAAACTATTCCAACCTTGGACTCTGCTGATTTTCTACATTTGAGTGCTGAAGAGTTCTCTTTTTAGTGCTCGGAAACACATCTCGATTTTGTTGCTCAGGAAACAAATTCTCATTTGCTTGCACATGAGCAAGGTGATGGGGACGCCGCCCCCACACTTCCACTGCGACCAATGAATTTGATATTATAGCTTTGAGCATTTGACCAATGTTATCTGATGGAACAAATGAACTTGATGAGTTAATTTAACATGGGAATTTTTTGTGTGTCTCACTTGCACCTTTTTAAAAATGTATTGTAACGGCATGATTTAGCGAAATCTAGTTGTAACGTTTGGTACTGCTGACTATGGAAAGTGCATTTACTCTTACCAGAGGTTTTGATTAAGATAACTAATATTTATATTGGGTTAATGCTTTATAAATGACACACCATTGATGAAAAAAACTTCCCCTTGCTGTTTGCTTGTATTAGCCTGTTATAGGTCAAGGTTTCTCAAGCCAGTATTTATACGCAAAGCCCACAAATCTGCCAAGTTTGGAACCTTCTGACTTTACGTATTAGTTTTAGTTTTTGCGGTCTCCGGCATCCTATGTTATTGGTGCTGTACTTTACAGTCAAATCTCATATTGTAGGACTGAGGTGGTCCTCACTGGTCATCAAATATTTATGAAATTTCTATGGTTTATAATCTGAGGCGGCATTCTATTTTACACAATATCCTTGTGGGAACATTTATTAAATTATATGTCATTTAATTTATAAACTATTGTGTTGCAGCAAAATATGATGTTGCCATATCGACAGCGTGCCATGGACTTGATTATATTGTTGTTGAAACAACAAATTCGGCCCAAGCTTGTGTTGAACTATTACGCAGAAGAAATCTTGGGATTGCTACTTTTATGATACTGGTAATGCTCTagtttgtttcctttttgtttttgtgTGTACCTGTATTCAAACCTTTACCTTGTTTGTTTTACTGCAAGAGGCATAATTTTGTTATTTTACCATTACAGGAAAAGCAAGCACACCATCTTCGTAAGCTACAAGAAAAAGTAAAAACCCCTGAAGGAGTTCCACGCCTCTTTGATCTGGTAAAGGTTAAAGATGAGAAGCTGAAGTTAGCTTTCTTTGCAACCTTGGGCAATACTGTTGTTGCAAAGGATCTTGATCAGGTAAAGCTTGAAGTTTGTCTGTTCCACTTAGTTTATTTGTGTATGTCTTAGCTGCTTGCATTTATTATGTGCCTTATTTGCTTGTTTCTCAAACTATATCACAATTGGCTTCCTAGCATTTTCATGGAACTGCCATACTGAAAATTAATTTATTCAGGAACATACCATATTCTGTTACCAAGCAATACCACTCCTTCTGCTGCTTGCATTTAAGCAGTAACAGCAAGCATATGTTTTTTGTTTTCAGGCCACTCGAATTGCATATACTGCTGATAATGAGTTTCGCCGGGTAGTTACCCTCGACGGTGCACTTTTTGAGAAGTCTGGGACCATGAGCGGTGGTGGCGGCAAACCACGAGGTGGCAAGATGGGCACATCCATCCGAGAAAGTGTTTCAGAAGAGGCTGTTATGAATGCTGAAAATGATCTCAACAAACTTGTTGACCAACTCAGCAGGCTgcgtgaaaatattaatgatgctaAAAAACGCTACCGGTCCCTGGAAGATGCTAAATCTCGACTTGAGATGGAACTGGCAAAAGCGAAAAAGGAGGTATAAACTACAAATGTTCTTCTTATTCTTCAAGTTTTCTGTTATGTTGAGATCACCTTACCTTTATTCCTCCTGTACAAGGTTGAGAGTATGAATGCCCAATACACTTACAATGAGAAGCGACTAGATTCACTGGAGGCCGCAGCAAATCCCAAAGATGATGAGATCAGCAGAATGAAAGAGCTGGATGACCTTATTTCTAATGAACAAGTTGCACTAAAGAAGCTTGAGAAGAGTTCTAGCAAGCTCAAAGATCAGGCAAGTGCCTATACAAACCTTGAAGTCTCATTTTGCCAAAAAAATGTTAAACACTCTTAAAATTTCGGCCTCTCCCAGTTGGATGCTATGTTCCAATTTCTTGTAGCATTGTTGTTATAAATACAGTCTCTATTACATTAACCGTAACTCGAGTTTGGTTGAATTTACAACAGGCTTCAGAACTTCAGCAGAAAATTGAAAATGCAGGGGGGCAGGTGCTCAAGGATCAGAAGGCAAAAGTAGAAAAAATCCAATCTGTAAGCACATTCTTCCATGTTTATTTCTTTTCTCTGGGgtgagcgtgtgtgtgtgtgtgtgtgtgtgtgtttctcttACTCTGACGTTTATGATTTCGTGCTTCAAACATCAGGAACTTGACAAAACTAGCTCAGACATCAATCGCCACAAAGTTAAAATAACTACATGTGAAAAGTTGATGAAAAAGTTAGCCAAGGGTGTTGAGGAGGCCAAAAAAGAAATGGAAAATCTGCTTGCTCAAAAGGAGAAGTTAATGTCCGTTTTCAAAGAGATTGAGAAGAAGGCTTTTCTGGTTCAAGAAGATTATAAGAAGACCCAGGAGGTAGTTAGTTATGTTGCTCTACAGCCTGGACCTTGACTGGGTTGCATATTTGGAAGGGTAATGTTAATCCAGTTTTGACTTGTAGATGATGGACACCCATAAAGAGGAGCTTGACAAGACAAAGGAAGACTACAATAAAACAAAGAAAGTGGTGGATGAACTAAGAGCCACTGAGGTCTCTCATTAATTTAGATCCTATTATACTTTCATGAACTTGGTCACGATGACTTGTAAGTTTTAACGAACTGAACTTTTATGCAAGAAAACATGAACTGTTTATGTGTAAAAACAGGTTGATGCAGAGTACAAACTGCAAGATACAAAAAAGCTTGCCAAGGAGTGGGAAATGAAGGTGAAGGCATATAAGAAAAGGCTAGCTGACATTCAGACAAATCTTGCCAAACACATGGATCAGTATGTGCAAATGCTATATTTTTCAGTTACTTTATGAATCATGcatgttttcttgctgttttcaaatGAGGATATGTTTTTTTTCGTCATCAGACTCCAGAAGGATGCGATTGATCCTGAGAAACTTAAAGAAACACTTAGCGATGAGCATCTCAATGAAATGTGTGACCTGAAAAAAGCCATGGAGATGGTGGCATTGCTGGAAGCGCAGATTAAAGACTCGAGTCCAAATCTGGATTCAATAGCAGAGTATGGACTAATGCTCTATACCTATTGACAGAACCTTTGCCCATCAATGTATTCATTGCTTATCTTTGGTCGAATCAGGTATCGCACGAAGGCTCGTTTATATGGCGAACGTGTTGATGAACTAAATGCTACCACTCAGGAGCGTGATGATCTTAAGAAGCTATATGATGGACTGAGGAAGAGAAGGTACTGGTTTTGATTTCGTTTTTAATAAGAGTATTTGCTGATTTGGCATGTTACATGCAATATATATTATTGCAGGTTAGATGAGTTCATGGCAGGGTTCAACTTGATCTCTCTGAAACTGAAAGAGATGTACCAGGTATGAATATGTATAACAAGCATGTAATTTCACAAACTCTATCACCATTTGACAAACTTGACACATAATCCAAGAATTGATTTGATTAGACTGTAACTGCCCCTATGAACTGAAATTTAACAATTATAATCAGTGCTTTCCTCGTACACATTTCTTGTGAATCAACAATTCTGAAAGGCGGAGTAGAAGAAAGCAGGCCTGGTGACTAAGTATATGACTTCATTGGTGGAACAACGATATGTTCACTACATTGATGCTTATTTTTGAAGATACTGAAATGATTCCAACATATTATCTTGTGGTTTTAGATGATTACACTTGGAGGAGATGCGGAGCTGGAACTTGTTGATTCGTTGGATCCATTTTCAGAAGGTGTTGTTTTCAGCGTAAGGCCTCCCAAGAAAAGCTGGAAGAACATTGCCAACCTATCTGGTGGCGAGAAGGTATTTCTTTTTCCACACTTATAGAATGTTAGAAAGTTAAGCTCTTTTATCAttatgtttatgaataaagatatcaATCAGAAAGTCATTATTATAAATTAATAATAATAGGTGCATATTGCTCATTGTTTTCCTAATACCTAATGATGGGCTTTACCAATGACACCACATGAAAAATTGAGGCCACCATAAAGATATCAGAAATGTCGTACTGCATTATTGCTTATTTTGTAATTGAGATACTTTCTAGCTCTCACACTTCAGATTGGGATATAAAGATGTTTCAGAGAAGTTGTGTTCCCTCATTTAGCAGACCAGGCACTTGAGTTAGCCTCCATCAAATCCACAACCTTTTCCGAAGATGCACAATGAGATttttaattcaaatttaaaatataacaCTATGTACTTATGTTTGAATTGGTTTCCTGGTTAAAATGGCTGTACATTCATACTTAAGATATCGTAGTGCATAATATATATTTGATTATAGAGTAAAAAATTAGCTGTGATGTGATTTGGCTCATGCCACCAACTCACAAACCTTGATGGCAAATATACTGCCTGCTGTGTTTCCAAAATTCCGTTGGCTTTGGAGTTTGAACCCTTTGCTGTTTCCTACACAAACTGTGCCAAAATTTTGGCCAACAAAGGATGAAGTACTCTGCCAAAAAATTTGCTAAGCCAATTCTTTGGCAGGGATGGTTGGCAGGAACAACATGCCCCTAGCCCTTTTATCCCATTCAATCAAGTGCTAAGGTGCTACTGTGCTAGTATGCACATCTTACTTTTTTACCTGTTTATGACTTGCCTCGCGTTACACAGCGATACCACCATTGCATATTTTGCAGACTGCATGAAATTCGCAACTTGATTAGTTATGTTTGATATTGTATAAAATGTATACATCCCTTACATGTACTCTTTTGTTGTGCAATCTACATGTTACATACTTACATGGACTGCAAACATTTCTCATGATAATGTTACTCTTTTGGGTATATACCTATTGAAACATTTGTTGTCGTACAGACGCTTAGCTCCCTGGCTCTAGTGTTTGCTCTTCACCATTATAAACCAACTCCATTGTATGTTATGGACGAGATAGATGCAGCATTGGGTAAGCCTTGTTACCTTCTTGAACTAATAATCTGACATGTCAAATGGGCTAATGAAACTCCTGTTTGCAGATTTTAAGAATGTATCCATTGTCGGACATTATGTGAAA
The sequence above is a segment of the Triticum dicoccoides isolate Atlit2015 ecotype Zavitan chromosome 1A, WEW_v2.0, whole genome shotgun sequence genome. Coding sequences within it:
- the LOC119285331 gene encoding structural maintenance of chromosomes protein 4-like; amino-acid sequence: METSPPPSPSPASSPGRPAKPRLFIQEMVLRNFKSYAGEQRIGPFHKSFSAVVGPNGSGKSNVIDAMLFVFGKRAKQMRLNKVSELIHNSSNHQNLDSAGVSVHFQEIIDLDGGNYKVVEGSEFSITRVAFRDNTSRYYINNRGSNFTEVTKVLKGKGVDLDNNRFLILQGEVEQISLMKPKAQSPHDEGFLEYLEDIIGTNQYVEKIEEANKQLEVLNEKRTASVQMLKLAEKERDSLENAKNEAEAYMLKELLLLKWQEKATTMASDDAISHVTQLEENVTDLAKNLASEREKIKQNSQELKEMEKAYNKRVKRQEELENNMKACKDQFKEFERKDVKHREDLKHLKQKIKKLEDKAEKDTSKIEGSAKEIEESSNLIPQLEEEIPKLQERLNQEEKVLERIKESSREETEKLRAELAQVRTELEPWENQIIEHKGRLDVASGEKKLMKQKHDGARAELTDAQNQMEIIKEKIKTKDTFITELEGKIEKHQSEASEAREVEQECLKQEESLIPLEQVARQKVVEIKSTRDSEKNHGTVLKAILQAKESKEIEGIYGRLGDLGAIDAKYDVAISTACHGLDYIVVETTNSAQACVELLRRRNLGIATFMILEKQAHHLRKLQEKVKTPEGVPRLFDLVKVKDEKLKLAFFATLGNTVVAKDLDQATRIAYTADNEFRRVVTLDGALFEKSGTMSGGGGKPRGGKMGTSIRESVSEEAVMNAENDLNKLVDQLSRLRENINDAKKRYRSLEDAKSRLEMELAKAKKEVESMNAQYTYNEKRLDSLEAAANPKDDEISRMKELDDLISNEQVALKKLEKSSSKLKDQASELQQKIENAGGQVLKDQKAKVEKIQSELDKTSSDINRHKVKITTCEKLMKKLAKGVEEAKKEMENLLAQKEKLMSVFKEIEKKAFLVQEDYKKTQEMMDTHKEELDKTKEDYNKTKKVVDELRATEVDAEYKLQDTKKLAKEWEMKVKAYKKRLADIQTNLAKHMDQLQKDAIDPEKLKETLSDEHLNEMCDLKKAMEMVALLEAQIKDSSPNLDSIAEYRTKARLYGERVDELNATTQERDDLKKLYDGLRKRRLDEFMAGFNLISLKLKEMYQMITLGGDAELELVDSLDPFSEGVVFSVRPPKKSWKNIANLSGGEKTLSSLALVFALHHYKPTPLYVMDEIDAALDFKNVSIVGHYVKDRTKDAQFIIISLRNNMFELADRLVGIYKTDNCTKSITINPGSFAEGTKPTTLEASPRA